In Brassica napus cultivar Da-Ae chromosome C2, Da-Ae, whole genome shotgun sequence, the sequence CGAGAAGTAAAAATGTTTTCTCTTTTCACTCGATTTCTGCGACGAAACAGAGTTTCGAGAGTAATGagcaaaggagagagagagagagagagagagagagagaaaaaaaaaaacggatctgGGTTTCGGCCTACCTGTCACTTCGTTGGTCGGAATCTCGCCGGAGAGATTGGAGAATGACTAGGGTTAAAAAGAGCTAAAGCTAGCGATGGAGAAAACGAGATAACTTAGGGGTTATTTAgtagttataataaaaataggaGGATATATTTCTAAATATAGAATACCTTAAACCTCTGATGGAGCTTAAGTATCTTGACTGTTAAGATGAATGGCCATTTACATTGACACTTGCTCTTGAAAGTTACTTCCAAGTATCTTTAGAATGGTTTGTTTGATGTCACCTTACTAGGAAATCCCATCAACTTTGTTTTCAAATGAGAATGAAACAAATGgaaaatgttttcatttatgcTGAATCAGCTTCAGCGGATTGCTGTATGTATATCTTCCTATCATGGATCATTATGCAAATAGCTgtcgttttatattttttttcccaATTTGGAAGATTGAgttaggcctgggcgttcgctCACCCCATCGGATTCAGTTCGGTTTAAACgggttttcggattttcggatctAAGCCTAGAAGTCCCATTcggtttttttaaatttccgGTACGGTATCGGTTCGGAACCAACCGGGTTCGGATCGGTCCGGATAAAGCTCAGAAGATCCGCTTAACCCCGAAACTGAAATGGACCCGGTACGGTTTTGGGTTTTGTAACCATTTGGGTTTTTGTAACCATTTGGGTTTTGTAACCAAAATACCGAAGAAACCCGAACTACCAATTCATTAACACACCAAAACAGAACAAACTTGAGTCTAAAACTTAGAAAGATATTGAAATCGAAAGCCACATAATAGTACTAGAGTATTAGACAACACGAATTAAACCATAAGCAAATCAAAATGCTCAGTCTTATTGTGGGATTTTGCATCTCCCCACTATGAAAATACAAACGATCGTTAACAACTTCAGATTCATCTTCTTTGTTATGGTTTCTCAATCAAAAGATGATGTCAAATCCACCTGTAAACATAAAAGCACATATGTAAGTGAATAAATGAGAACAAGAAATTACagaaaacaatgaaaaataaaacagaaaacatGCATATAAAAGATGAATTAATGAAAGAAGCGAATCAAAAGACATGCAAATAGAAGATGTTTCTATTGATTTGGAATCGATTAAAAATTTCCATAAAAaccgaagaagaaagaaaactaaCGAACCTGTGATTGATTTTGATTCTTCTAATTCTCGGATAAAGCATGAGACAGAGAGACAAAGAGATTTATGGTtccattatattattataagatTGAATCAAAACGCTTTGTTCTTTTGGTCGCCTCAAGGAAAACGAGAACAGGTAAGAGAGGAAAATACATGgaaattatataaatgtaacagcatataacataaattatatataagatcGGTTTCGCTCGGGTGCTTCGTTCGGACTCGGTTTACAACCGAACCGATCGGTTATCCGAAAGCCAAGAGGTTAAGACCCATTCGGTATTTAGCATGGATCCGTTACCGATCCGAACCCGCTACTTCGGTCCGGGTAAATGTAAACTTTCTTTCGCAGGAAATTTGAAGACATTTTTTTATGTAGATCATTTCATTGGTTACTTGACGGATGATGTACAAATTGTTAGAGATATACCTGACTGGTTCACTGAGCACGTGGGCTTATGTGGTGATCCTTGTGTATACATCTGATAAGCTTTTGACcgagctgtttttttttttttgcagaagaAGAGTCAAAAGTATTCCCAAGTATGCAGCAGCCCAATTCTATGTAGACAAATGTTTTGCCAATGATAAAGGAAAAGAATATAGTGGCATCAAAGCCTTTGTTAGATTGACTTGGGTATATCCTCTAAGTTTAGGGCTCAGACTTTTGGAAATTTTCTTATTCACTGatgaataataatatataattttcttattcaCTGATGAATAATATATAGCCTTGAAAATTATCAGGTAAGACAATGTACATAAACAGATTATGATGCCGTGTAAATTATCATGCTATCAAATTTCTTCCGGAGACAGAGCAGATGCCTGATTCGCTTGTTTCAAGAATGAGAAATCGCACGTAACAAGCCTCGCTGCTCTAGTTTTCTTGGTGTGTTTGAAAGTCAGATGTGTTTGTGATGAGTCACGCGGTGGAAACTTTGCAAAACTGATCACTGGACCAAGGAGATACATGGGTCATCGCCAGAGATCAATCAAACCGAATAAAAGGCTTACATGGGACGGGCAACATTTGTGGAAGATGTAGTTGTAACCCATCAAACACGGACCGGTTTGTCTGAAGAAACTTTCCCTATAACTCCTATCTTTAGGAATAGCCTCTCACTCCATGTATGTTATGTGTAACGCTGAGCCTATAGAGATTTAGTAGTTTATtctcttccttttccttttatttatttaacccTTCGAAGCTTTTATCTCTTTGTAATAATTTTGGTATTATGTAAAGTTCCTAGTGAAGAAAATATAGATCAATGTTGGTTTTGAGGTTCAATCAATGTTTAAAAATGACTTTCTTACACTCGTACAACTTGCTTAAACGTAGACACATGTTCCCTATTTGTCATCTGTCTCAGGTGCACCTCTAGCTCATATGTGATATGTTTGAGTGGAGCAGTTGAGTAAATGAATCAGGCGTTAGTGTCATTATCAACCTTATCAACTTTCATAAACACATGTAAAGATTTGTTGAGATATATCTGACAAAAGTGTGACAAAAGTGGAAACTTGTTTTATGAAAATAGGTTTTGTGCCTTAAAATACTTCAACGGTTACTAATCTGATCATTAATTCTTGTGAAGCTACTAGTACAAGTACTTGCCATCAACAACGGTAGCGTGTTCTATCGTCTCTCAGGTTCTCTCATCAACAAAGATTCGCTATGATCCGACACGCCCTAGAAAGAACCGGAACCACCCTCCGGTCCCTACTCTtctttcttcctcctcctcaatctttccatttatAGGTAACTCAAACCTTTCCTTTTTTAACCCTCACCCATCTCGAAAGTTTCAATCTTTCTTTGTTGGGTCGGTTCAGATTCTGATTTTAATCTCGAGTTTCAGTATATCGATTAACGCAAGATCAAACGAAGATGCGAGCTTTCCACCAAGAGGATGGAACTCGTACGACTCCTTCTGCTGGACAATCTCCGAAACTGAGTTCTTGCAGAGCGCTGAAACCATCTCAAAGCGTCTCCTTCCTCATGGATATCAAGTAATTGAGCTTCTTGTCTTAATTAGAATATGAAAGTTTAGTTCTTTTGTTAATTTTCATATGTGGATTTGGGTACAGTATGTTGTGGTGGATTACCTTTGGTACAGAAAGAAAGTCCAAGGAGCTTACGTGGACTCTCTTGGCTTCGACGTGATTGACGAATGGGGAAGGATGCATCCTGATCCTGCTCGGTGGCCTTCTTCTAAAGGCGGCAAAGGCTTCACCCAAGTAGCTGAGAAAGTTCATAAGATGGGTTTGAAGTTTGGGATTCATGTTATGGGTGGGATTAGCACGCAGGCTTATAACGCAAACACTCTCGTTATGGATAGTGTCAAGGTAGTTTTAGATCTGTGATAATCTTTAACGGTTTAATCAAGTTTGTTGTGgtggtttgtttttgtttactcttttttttaatgcctCAGGGAGGTGCTTATGAGGAATCAGGTAGACAGTGGAGGGCGAAGGATATTGGGATGAAGGAGAAGGCTTGTGTGTGGATGCCGCATGGGTTCATGAGTGTGAATACCAAGCTAGGTGCTGGAAAAGCCTTCTTGAGGTCACTTTATCGGCAATATGCTGAATGGGGAATCGATTTCAGTAAGAGAATCAACACCATCTTTACATAAGTTACTTGTCTGAATCTGAATATCTCGTTTTCTTGGTGTTTTAGTAAAACATGACTGTGTATTTGGGGATGACTTCAATCTAGATGAGATCAGTATTGTGTCAGAGGTAACATAAACCTGTCTAAAAATCTTATGGTTAGAGTTGAAAGTACATAAGAAGTGAAGTTTGGTTTTTCTTTTGGCAGGTTCTGAAGGAGCTTGATCGGCCTGTTTTGTACTCCATATCTCCAGGGACGAGTGTGACCCCTACAATGGCTAAAGAAGTTAGTCAGTTGGTTAACATGTACAGAGTAACAGGTGATGACTGGGACACATGGATAGACGTGGTGGCACATTTCGATATCTCGAGGTCAAGCTACGTCGTGTGCATTACTTAGCTGATCAGCCTTTTTGCCTTTCTTTGATGTTTTATAGTTTGCTATTCTTACAGGGATCTATCTGCGTCTAATATGATCGGTGCGCGAGGGCTACAAGGAAAATCATGGCCAGATTTAGATATGCTACCTCTTGGATGGCTTACTGATCAAGGTTTGGCTTACAAAATCATGTGACCTCAACTCTGAAGATGGTTCCAATTAATGATGTACTGTCTTAATGTTTGGTTTAAGGTTCGAACCTTGGACCTCATCGACTGTGTAATCTTACTATGGAAGAACAGAAGACACAGGTGTGTAGTTCTTCCTTCTCAGTTCGTTAGTTGATTAGTAATCCTCTAAACTACACAGGATGTGTCTTACACTCTTTTGGCTTATTATTCAGATGACATTGTGGTCTATAGCAAAGTCCCCTCTCATGTTTGGAGGTGATGTGAGAAAGCTTGATGACGCGACTTATAATCTCATCACTAATCCTACACTTCTGGAAATCAATTCTTATAGCTCTAACAACATGGAGGTCTGAAGAATCATAACTCCAGTCTTCAAACTCACTTGTCCATTTTTTGAAACTATCAAACATCTGCCTGCTTGCTGTTTTACAGTTTCCTTACATCACCGCGGCACGGAACAATCCTCATCATTCAATAGGCAACAACGTTAAAACCAAACATGCATTTGGTCTGACTAGCTGCAAAGAACCAAAAGCCAGCACTTGGTCCGTTGTAGACAAGAACAATGGAAAAATCTGTTGGAACCAATACTCAACCGAGAAACCAGAGAAGCCCTTTTGCTTATACAACAGAAAAGCTCTTCTATCTTCGTAAtgactcttttctttcttccactCGCTTTTACATTTCATAAACACCACTTATGCTTCATGTTTGGTGCAGCAGTGAGGAGATACAACACAATCAGCTCTATCAAGGTAAGCTCCATTTACAAACAAATGATAAAGCAGAGTCTTGTTTAGGAGCTTCCTCGAGGAAAAAGCTCACTTCCAAAGACTATAGTCGCGGTGCGTTATCACCTTGCAAACTAGACGCAAACCAGGTACTGCTAACGATTCTCTATCTCTCTCGAACCTTGAAATGGTATGTTCATTTTCATATAACAAAACGCTATAATAATCTTCAGATGTGGGAGCTCCACAGTAATGGAACACTAGAAAACAGCTACTCTGGTCTTTGTGCTGTGTTAAATCCAGTGAAAGGTTGGTATTTTCAGCTTCCAATTCCGGTTTTTCggacatttaataaaaataagatttttttcagcttttcatattaaatattgagtaattatgataaatacaaatattttgcaTAAAAACTGTTCGGGTAATTTGGTCCTTTTGGGTAATTTGAataatattaactatatttcggataaaagTTATTCGGTATTTCGGCTTTTTCCAtgtattttggtttttataaGTACAACTTTGAAATTATTTGTTAATctttaaactaaatataattactATTTTTAGCTATATAAATTGTATTCTAGATATTCGGCTATTCTTTCGGTTTTTGATTCTCGGTTCGATTCCTAGATTATTTGTGAACTTGGGTTTCGGGTTCGTTTATCTAGTCCGGTTCCGGTGCTGTTTCTTTCTCGGTTTATATGCCCATCCCTAGTTGACATTATCAATTTATCATCAATCTTCTGCAGCAGCAGAAGCTAGCTCCAATGGTGTTCGTTCTTGGATTGCTTCGGGAAGAAGAGGAGAAGTGTATGTCGCCTTTTTCAACCTAAATCAGGTGAAGACGACGGTATCAGCTAAGATATCAGACATTGCCAAGGCTCTTCAGAACAAGACGCATCTTGAAGGAGCTTCTTGTAAGAGCCACGAAATATGGAGCGGTAAAGATTTCGGACCAACGAAAGATTCAGTAACGATTCAAGTTGAATCTCATGGTCCTGCTCTGTTTGTTCTCCATTGTAGCCATGCATGAGTATATCAGATCAACAAGCTGTTCTTTTGCCTTCTACTCACGACTGTCGTTTTTCATCATATAGTGTAATGTTTTATCTTAGCCTAATGAAAACAGAGTTTATGTATAATCTATGCTTTAATAACACTGGTTACGATGATAATTAGCAAACCatactatattatatataccaACATGTTAATTATTGTTccaatagtttaataatttccTAGGACAActcttttaatttttgtcacaaaaatagcttcAAATGAATTTTTATCTGGATGAAGTTTTGAGGATagattagattttaaaaaataaaaaattaaaattaaaattaaaattttcacaaaaaaaaaactattttggtcattttttggttgggatctatttttgtgacaaaaacttaaaaatgactatctGAAAAAATTCCCCTAGTTTAATCTGGGGTTTATAATTCTACATCAATATATCTGGATTTCGAATCTGCAATTAATTAATGTAAGATTAATGAGAAAATTTATAAGAGATCATCATGTACAAAACtgttaacatttttaataatttataaaattagttatatatgatattttttctccaaatACATGTGTTTTAATAGAcatttgattcgttatctacTTAATGTCCCTAATAATTATGCgattagaaagaaaagaaaagtttgtTAAAGTGAGTTAATGGATGTTACATTTCTGACCGTTCACTTCGTTGAAATCAACCGTCAGTTACGTGACCACACGCTAGAGCCGCAACTTTACTAACTTCCTTCAAGCTCTCGTTACTGAGTGGTACGTTTCACTCACGCACACATACAACGCGTGGTTTCTCAATTTCCCCTCCCTCTCTCCTTCGTCGAGAAGCATGCACGATTTCTTTATGATTTttcccagaaaaaaaaagatttcatctTCACGCAAAAGGAATAATCTTTCGACTGTTTTCCTCTGTGGATTAACCTTCCCTCAAAACCCATatcttttctttctcattttcCGATTTTGTTTCATCGTAATACAGATCTCTCTGTTTTTCTCAAAGCATCTTCCTTTCTTCAGATCTGAGGAACTTTTCAGATTCTGATGTCGAAACCCTGGGGCGGAATCGGAATCGGAGCGTGGGCGGACGAAGCTGAGCGTGCCGACGAAGAGCAAGCTGCGGCGGCGGCGGATGTGGAGAGTTTTCCGAGCTTGAAGGAGGCTGCGAGCAATGCCAagtctaagaagaagaagaagatgatgatgacttTGTCTGAGTTTACATCCGGTGCTTACGCGGCGCCTGGAGGTAGAAGCTCCGTTGGGTTGACGCAGCAAGAGATTCTCCAGTTGCCCACTGGTCCTAGGCAACGGTCTGAGGATGAAATGCAGCAGCCTGGACGGTTAGGCGGCGGTTTCTCTTCTTACGGAGGTCGTGGGCCTCGAGATCGAGATGATTCCGGTGGTGGTAGGAGACCTTATGGTGGTGGGTTTGATGATGAGAGGAGAGGGGATCAGTCTAGGGTTTCGGATTTTCCGCAAGCTTCGAGAGctgatgaggatgatgattgGGGCAAAGCGAAAAAGCTTCAATCTTTCGATCAGGGACGACATGGTCGTTATAGTGGTCTcggaggcggtggtggtggcttcTCCAGAGCTGACGAGACCGATAATTGGGCGGCAGGTAAGAGGCAAGCTCCGGTACGGTCATCTACATTTGGGTCCGGTTACAGTGATTCAAACCGTGAACCTGACCGTTGGTCAAGAGGAGTAGCTTTAGGTGGTGTTCAGGAGGAACGTCGTCGTTTGGTTTTGGAGCCACGGAAAGTTGACTCAGGAGCGAGTGAAACTCCACCTGCCGGTGCGAAAACAAGTAAAGCTAATCCGTTTGG encodes:
- the LOC106382110 gene encoding uncharacterized protein LOC106382110 isoform X2, which produces MHPDPARWPSSKGGKGFTQVAEKVHKMGLKFGIHVMGGISTQAYNANTLVMDSVKGGAYEESGRQWRAKDIGMKEKACVWMPHGFMSVNTKLGAGKAFLRSLYRQYAEWGIDFIKHDCVFGDDFNLDEISIVSEVLKELDRPVLYSISPGTSVTPTMAKEVSQLVNMYRVTGDDWDTWIDVVAHFDISRDLSASNMIGARGLQGKSWPDLDMLPLGWLTDQGSNLGPHRLCNLTMEEQKTQMTLWSIAKSPLMFGGDVRKLDDATYNLITNPTLLEINSYSSNNMEFPYITAARNNPHHSIGNNVKTKHAFGLTSCKEPKASTWSVVDKNNGKICWNQYSTEKPEKPFCLYNRKALLSSSEEIQHNQLYQGKLHLQTNDKAESCLGASSRKKLTSKDYSRGALSPCKLDANQMWELHSNGTLENSYSGLCAVLNPVKAEASSNGVRSWIASGRRGEVYVAFFNLNQVKTTVSAKISDIAKALQNKTHLEGASCKSHEIWSGKDFGPTKDSVTIQVESHGPALFVLHCSHA
- the LOC106382110 gene encoding uncharacterized protein LOC106382110 isoform X3; translated protein: MHPDPARWPSSKGGKGFTQVAEKVHKMGLKFGIHVMGGISTQAYNANTLVMDSVKGGAYEESGRQWRAKDIGMKEKACVWMPHGFMSVNTKLGAGKAFLRSLYRQYAEWGIDFIKHDCVFGDDFNLDEISIVSEVLKELDRPVLYSISPGTSVTPTMAKEVSQLVNMYRVTGDDWDTWIDVVAHFDISRDLSASNMIGARGLQGKSWPDLDMLPLGWLTDQGSNLGPHRLCNLTMEEQKTQMTLWSIAKSPLMFGGDVRKLDDATYNLITNPTLLEINSYSSNNMEFPYITAARNNPHHSIGNNVKTKHAFGLTSCKEPKASTWSVVDKNNGKICWNQYSTEKPEKPFCLYNRKALLSSEEIQHNQLYQGKLHLQTNDKAESCLGASSRKKLTSKDYSRGALSPCKLDANQMWELHSNGTLENSYSGLCAVLNPVKAEASSNGVRSWIASGRRGEVYVAFFNLNQVKTTVSAKISDIAKALQNKTHLEGASCKSHEIWSGKDFGPTKDSVTIQVESHGPALFVLHCSHA
- the LOC106382109 gene encoding eukaryotic translation initiation factor 4B1-like, coding for MSKPWGGIGIGAWADEAERADEEQAAAAADVESFPSLKEAASNAKSKKKKKMMMTLSEFTSGAYAAPGGRSSVGLTQQEILQLPTGPRQRSEDEMQQPGRLGGGFSSYGGRGPRDRDDSGGGRRPYGGGFDDERRGDQSRVSDFPQASRADEDDDWGKAKKLQSFDQGRHGRYSGLGGGGGGFSRADETDNWAAGKRQAPVRSSTFGSGYSDSNREPDRWSRGVALGGVQEERRRLVLEPRKVDSGASETPPAGAKTSKANPFGAARAREDVLAEKGLDWKKLDSKIEAKKGSSQTSRPSSAQSESSGLSNVAKPRPKVNPFGDAKPREVLLEEQGKDWRKMDMELEHRRVDRPKTEEEKMLKEEIEELRKKLEKESIAPEIKQSDQESGSNNNHHDLPETLRGKEKYLEILTRELDDKVRFRPRPVERPGSGAGRGVSYSERTHSRAGSVDESRSFESTERPRSRGAVDAWVRPVDDQPRNFQGGSKERGFFSNRPSSREGW
- the LOC106382110 gene encoding uncharacterized protein LOC106382110 isoform X1, whose translation is MHPDPARWPSSKGGKGFTQVAEKVHKMGLKFGIHVMGGISTQAYNANTLVMDSVKGGAYEESGRQWRAKDIGMKEKACVWMPHGFMSVNTKLGAGKAFLRSLYRQYAEWGIDFIKHDCVFGDDFNLDEISIVSEVLKELDRPVLYSISPGTSVTPTMAKEVSQLVNMYRVTGDDWDTWIDVVAHFDISRDLSASNMIGARGLQGKSWPDLDMLPLGWLTDQGSNLGPHRLCNLTMEEQKTQMTLWSIAKSPLMFGGDVRKLDDATYNLITNPTLLEINSYSSNNMEFPYITAARNNPHHSIGNNVKTKHAFGLTSCKEPKASTWSVVDKNNGKICWNQYSTEKPEKPFCLYNRKALLSSEEIQHNQLYQGKLHLQTNDKAESCLGASSRKKLTSKDYSRGALSPCKLDANQMWELHSNGTLENSYSGLCAVLNPVKAAEASSNGVRSWIASGRRGEVYVAFFNLNQVKTTVSAKISDIAKALQNKTHLEGASCKSHEIWSGKDFGPTKDSVTIQVESHGPALFVLHCSHA
- the LOC106382110 gene encoding uncharacterized protein LOC106382110 isoform X4; the protein is MIRHALERTGTTLRSLLFFILILISSFSISINARSNEDASFPPRGWNSYDSFCWTISETEFLQSAETISKRLLPHGYQYVVVDYLWYRKKVQGAYVDSLGFDVIDEWGRMHPDPARWPSSKGGKGFTQVAEKVHKMGLKFGIHVMGGISTQAYNANTLVMDSVKGGAYEESGRQWRAKDIGMKEKACVWMPHGFMSVNTKLGAGKAFLRSLYRQYAEWGIDFIKHDCVFGDDFNLDEISIVSEVLKELDRPVLYSISPGTSVTPTMAKEVSQLVNMYRVTGDDWDTWIDVVAHFDISRDLSASNMIGARGLQGKSWPDLDMLPLGWLTDQGSNLGPHRLCNLTMEEQKTQMTLWSIAKSPLMFGGDVRKLDDATYNLITNPTLLEINSYSSNNMEFPYITAARNNPHHSIGNNVKTKHAFGLTSCKEPKASTWSVVDKNNGKICWNQYSTEKPEKPFCLYNRKALLSSSEEIQHNQLYQGKLHLQTNDKAESCLGASSRKKLTSKDYSRGALSPCKLDANQMWELHSNGTLENSYSGLCAVLNPVKAAEASSNGVRSWIASGRRGEVYVAFFNLNQVKTTVSAKISDIAKALQNKTHLEGASCKSHEIWSGKDFGPTKDSVTIQVESHGPALFVLHCSHA